Below is a window of Fluviibacter phosphoraccumulans DNA.
CAAAGCCTTCGCTACTTCATCGGTCGTCTTGGCTTTGCCAGTCTCTAGGAATGTCCATTCCATGCTGTCAGTTCGAATTTCATAGCGAATATCCAGTTCATCATAAAAACAGATGGATTGAATCTCGGCAGAGGATAAAACCCTACCAGCACCAGGCCTTTGAACTTTTGTCATGTTTTCATTCAGCGATTGAATCGTAGGATTGACTATGCTTTATTTGTCGCAAGAGTTCTAGCTGACATCGGAACTCCTCCTTTGGTAGGCAGGGGCATGAGCGAAAATTCATGCCCTTTGTCTTTTAGAGAACCCCTACAGATTCGCTTGCGAGCGCCGGTATCTGGATCCACCTTCCATACGCAGCCAGTGGACGCTTTGATGACCAGCATCCCACCTTCAAAAGAAGCATCTAGTGCGCCTGGTACAGAAATTTGTCGAGTGACGCCGGTGCCTGCCTGTAGAAGAAAAACTGACTCTTTGGCTGGCGAGATAGATTGGATTGACCAAGACATGTTGTCATTATGACTAAGTGAGGCTGACTTTGCGCTTACGAAAAAATAAAATAGAGCAGGGTTTGACGCCTGCTCTATTCACATTTCCAGCTGTGTCTACCTATCCCTCAATTGCTCTCCATGACCTCTAGGTCTAATGGACTCAACAAATGACCCGAATCGGACTCAACGGCTCTTACGGAAAAATTTGGGAATGAACACCTAATCAGTCTGATGTGACTGCGCACACCATCTCTAGAAGCATCCATGGACTCATAAAAAGTCCATTGGCCGCTCTTTGAGCCCATGATTTCAATGTTGTACATCTTGTCTCCTCCCCTCGCTCCTTATGGAGTCTTTGATTACAAGATACTCTTTTCTCCATTAGAAACAAGTTCACCTAAAAGAAACTTTTTGATCTTCGTCAAAGAATGTTCAAGCCAACCTGTCGGCAGCCATCGAAGCCGTCAGTTTGCTGTAATGCTTTTCGATCATCTGAGCCGAGTTACCCATCTGTTTGGCTAGCGAATCTTCGGGTAGATCGTATTCACAGAACGAAGCGATATACCCGTCATTTCGGCAGTGAGCTGCGCTGTCAATCCCATCGCAAAATAGCGTACCAGTTGGAGAAACTTAGTCTCGCTGATTCTCGAACGACGGCAGCAGCTGTTTTCAGCAACCATTTCAGAAAGTTATCGTAGCTCATGTTGTGCTTAACTTCCTAAGACCCCAACGAAATAGTAGCAATCAAACCTAAATTTTAAATCCAGTCGAATGAATTAATGCGCCAATGACAAATTGACTGGTTATCCAGATGGCGAACATAAAAACCAATGAACTACTGAGCTTCCTGTCTGGGTTATACCTATTCTGAGCTAGTGTATAGCAAATGGCTGTCAGAATGCCCGCAGGAATCATGCAAAGTACCTGAAGAAGTTTAACGACTCCAAATGGTGTCTCGGGATTGGTATCGGTAATTGGTTGCATCAGCCCTGAGGCAACCGATATGAATAACCAAGTAAAAATTTCACGTTTGAAACCCACCCAACGAGCTGGGTCTAGTAGTTTATGTTTATACATGCGGGATTTAGGTTATGAACGATTACTTCGGATCAAAAATACCGCCGAATCCTTAGCCATCGCTTAATGGTGTAAAAATTGTCTTGGTATGGTTGCTCTAAAAAGCGCTACCTCGTTTGGAATAGGCCAATGATAATCTATAAAATTCTCAATGGATTCTGAGTCACTGCAGAGCCCTAGCTGCGCAAAAAGATCTTCAAGACTGTGATGAACACGGCTCATGAATGAATCTTTAGACACTTATTTGATGATAAAGCCGATGGTAGACTCAAAAAAAACTAAGGCAACTTACTGATGTCTGACTTATCGACGACCACTGATTCAACCATAATTCACGAAGACCGCTGTGAATTTGAGGCTGCTGACGGCTTCAGAATACATGGGCATCTTTGGAAGTATGGCGCTCAACCTCATACAGCCTTGTTGGTAAATCCAGCGACGGGGGTTGCTGCTAGATATTACAGCCGATACGCAGTATTCCTAGCTCGTGCTGGATTTTTGGTACTAACCTACGACTATCGGGGCATCGGATTATCCAGACCGAAAACCCTGAGAGGACTCCGAGCCACAAAACATGATTGGGGGGCACTTGATTGCGAAGCAGCGATCCAGTTCCTAAGCAAGGCAGACCCCAAATTACCGATGATGGCTGTTTGCCACAGTATCGGGGGTTTTGCGCTTGGATTGGCACCTAGTGCGGTCAAGATACATCGTGCCTTATTTGTCGGTTGCCAGTACGCCTACTGGAATGACTATCGCTTGTTGCTTCGTGTGCCAATGTGGATGAACTGGCACATCGTTATGCCTGTTCTTACGAAGCTGTTTGGTTATTTCCCGGGTAAGACATTGCGATGGCTGGAAGATTTACCTGCTGGTGTGGCCATGGAGTGGGCTACACGGTTTCATCCTGAATTTCACAAACGCTATGATCGTTTATCTCATGCTGCCAAACCGGCCAATGGGCAAGAGCTTGAGGCTCGGATGAGCGCTATACAAGCGGACATCCTGGCGATTGCTGATGTTAACGATCCGTTTGCGACGCCTTCAGCGACCGCCCGCTTGCTCAAGTATTTCAAGGGGAGTAATCGAGAGTTTGTTCGAGTCCACCGTCGAAAACGTCGTTTACCCCGTCTCGGTCATTTTGGTTTCTTTCATGACCGCTTTAAGACAACTCTTTGGGCAGAGAGTTTGTTGTGGCTTAAGGGTGAAAAAAAAATGCCTTGGAGCTCCATGAAGTTTGATGTTGAGACAGAAGCTTTCCGTTGACCAAAAAAGATAGCTTGCTCACCCTGGACGTAAAAACACCACTAAGGCGTTAACGTTAGTGGCTCTTTGTTTGGTGGCCCCCCGAGAGTCGAACTCGGCACCAACGGTTTATGAGCATGCTGGTTTTTACGTTTAGCCTTGAACTTCAGACAACAAAAAACCGCCTCGTGGGCGGTTAGTTGTTTTCGTTACAACTCTGGACTAAAGCGCCACTACATAAGGCTTTGCGTAGTGGTGGGTCGTGAGTGACTCGAACACTCGACCTACGGATTAAGAGTTTAAGCACCATCAAAGATGCCACTATAGAACGCGGACTTACATTGTACAAACAACGCAGTGCAATGGGTGAAACGGGTTAGTAGCCTTACAAGTGGTCATGGGGGGTGCGCGTGCCCACATAACAATACTTCTGAGCCCCCCTAATCTGCGGGAGGATTACCTTATTTGGTCTTCGTGTGGGGTGTCATTATCGAGCTGAGGGCATTATTTCCTCGGTGACAAGAAGACGGATCGACAGCGTCACACAGGCGCACGGTCAATGCGAGAAAGCGCGTCGTTCACGGCAAAAATTTTTGCATGAACCTCAGGGACACCGAAGCTCTTCAGCCTTGCGCTATGCATTGCCAGATAAGCTTCGGCGCTAGGAAGATCGCTGAACAGATAAATACCCCCAGCCTCGCCCGTGATCGGATTCTCAGTCCAGAGCTTCCAGAGCAATCCGGGTTCCTGGGCGATGGATTCTGCAAGAGCCGTCATGGCAGTTGTCATCGCATCGCCCCAGGGTCCCTGATAAGGAAAATCAACTTGTAACAGATAGGTCATGGCTTAAGGTTTGATGGCGACTTTGAGGACGCCGTCACGTTGGTTGGCAAACAGATCATAGGCCTCAACAATCTGATCAAGCTTGAAGCTGTGAGTGACAAGCGGGCTAAGATCAACGCGTCCAGAAGAGATGACGCTCATCAGACGGCGCATACGTTCTTTACCGCCGGGGCAGAGTGAAGTCACAATCTTGTTGTCGCCTAAACCTGCGTGAAAGGCGTCAAGGGGAATCTTGAGATCGCTGGAATAAACGCCCAGACTTGACAGGGTGCCACCAGGTTTAAGAACGCGCAGTGCCGATTCAAAGGTGCTCTGTAGACCCAGGGCTTCAATGGAAGCATCGACACCACGCCCATTGGTGATTTTGAATATTTCGCTGACGACATCGACGTTTCTGAAGTTAAGTGTAATGTCGGCGCCCATATCCTTAGACACTTTCAGTCGATCGTCGACGCCGTCGATAGCGATGATCAGGCTTGCCCCTTTGAGCTTGGCCCCGGCCGTGGCGCACAGACCAATTGGGCCCTGCGCGAAAACAGCCACAATGTCGCCGATTTTGATGTTGGCAGACTCCGCACCGGCAAAACCCGTAGACATGATGTCCGGGCACATCAGCACCTGCTCATCGCTAAGGCCGTCTGGCACCGGCGAAAGATTCGCCTGCGCATCAGGCACCAGAACGTACTCGGCCTGGGTGCCGTCAATCGTGTTGCCGAAGCGCCAGCCGCCCATGGGCTTATAGCCGTGGCCATGATTGCCGCCATCCTGAGCGCTACAATCATCCTGGCACGCATAGGAAGTAAAGCTCGGGCAAATCGCCCCGGCAATAACGCGCTGACCTTCTTTGTAGCCTGCAACATTGCTGCCAAGCTTTTCGATCACACCAACCGGTTCGTGACCAATTGTCAATCCGGAAACGACCGGATATTCCCCTTTTAGGATGTGGACATCTGTACCGCAGATGGTGGTGGTAGTGATCTTGATCAGCGCATCATTTGGGCCGACATCAGGAATCGATTTATCAATGAGTTCAATTTTTCCGGGGCCTACAAAAACAGTTGCTTTCATTCTGGACATGATGCCTCCCTGCCATGGTTGCTGTTAACAACATAATCATGCGCTTTTTCTACGTTCATTGGAGCATTAACTGCAATCAATTGTGGCTCGCTTGTACAGATTTGAGAGCGCCCTTAAAGGTTCTGAAAAATATGTGGCTTCTTGTTGATCCAGGACAATATTGGCTCAACTATCTCCCATGGTTTTGGCATGCAAAAGCGTAGACTGAAAAGATATGGTCTGTAAAAAAACATCATGAAAAAACTCGCTACCTTTATCCTTGGGGCGTTCAGTCTTGGCGTATCGCATGCCGAGTTCACCCCCGGAAACGAATATAACAACCAGCCTGGGCTAGCAACCATAAATGCAAAGTCAGCCTACGATCAAGGGTATTCAGGAAATGGAGTGAAAATTGGTATTGTGGACAGTGGCATAGATACCAGCCATGTCGAATTTACCAATGCAATCAGTGCTGCTTTAGGGTGGACGCGAAAGTCCGACACCAGTCTGTTGGATGACCAATGGGTGAGTACCACCGGAACGAGTAATTTCAGTAGCTTTCTGAATGATAAAAATGCAGATGGAAGCACGATTAATGGGCATGGTAGTTTTGTCTCGAGTATTGCAGCTGCCCGCTTGAATGATAGTCCTAGAAGCGGGAACATCATGGGCGTTGCTTACAATGCAAAGTTAGTCATCGGGCAGATGATCTTCAACCAGTGCGATAAAGATGCGCAAGGCAATTGCCGGACAAACTCTGATGGCTCAATCATATATAAAGCCTATGGATTGAACGATGCGCAAAGTGCGCAAGCAATTAATTATGTCGTGAATCAGGGCGTCAAGGTCATCAATAACAGCTGGGGCGTGTCGCCTTCATGGGGTAATACCATGACCCAATCAGCCAATGCGTTTGTCGCAGATCAACCTCAAACAACAGCGGCGCTGATCAATGCAGTGGACAAGGGCGCGGTGGTGGTTTTCGCGGCAGGAAATGAATCGATCGCGTGGCCCGGAGCTCCGGCTACACTACCGAGTGTGAATGCTTCGTTGTTGAATAAAGGTGG
It encodes the following:
- a CDS encoding DUF2789 family protein encodes the protein MSRVHHSLEDLFAQLGLCSDSESIENFIDYHWPIPNEVALFRATIPRQFLHH
- a CDS encoding alpha/beta fold hydrolase — protein: MSDLSTTTDSTIIHEDRCEFEAADGFRIHGHLWKYGAQPHTALLVNPATGVAARYYSRYAVFLARAGFLVLTYDYRGIGLSRPKTLRGLRATKHDWGALDCEAAIQFLSKADPKLPMMAVCHSIGGFALGLAPSAVKIHRALFVGCQYAYWNDYRLLLRVPMWMNWHIVMPVLTKLFGYFPGKTLRWLEDLPAGVAMEWATRFHPEFHKRYDRLSHAAKPANGQELEARMSAIQADILAIADVNDPFATPSATARLLKYFKGSNREFVRVHRRKRRLPRLGHFGFFHDRFKTTLWAESLLWLKGEKKMPWSSMKFDVETEAFR
- a CDS encoding monooxygenase translates to MTYLLQVDFPYQGPWGDAMTTAMTALAESIAQEPGLLWKLWTENPITGEAGGIYLFSDLPSAEAYLAMHSARLKSFGVPEVHAKIFAVNDALSRIDRAPV
- a CDS encoding NAD(P)-dependent alcohol dehydrogenase, which codes for MSRMKATVFVGPGKIELIDKSIPDVGPNDALIKITTTTICGTDVHILKGEYPVVSGLTIGHEPVGVIEKLGSNVAGYKEGQRVIAGAICPSFTSYACQDDCSAQDGGNHGHGYKPMGGWRFGNTIDGTQAEYVLVPDAQANLSPVPDGLSDEQVLMCPDIMSTGFAGAESANIKIGDIVAVFAQGPIGLCATAGAKLKGASLIIAIDGVDDRLKVSKDMGADITLNFRNVDVVSEIFKITNGRGVDASIEALGLQSTFESALRVLKPGGTLSSLGVYSSDLKIPLDAFHAGLGDNKIVTSLCPGGKERMRRLMSVISSGRVDLSPLVTHSFKLDQIVEAYDLFANQRDGVLKVAIKP